Within Nocardioides rotundus, the genomic segment CTCGTCGGACATGAGCATGACCGCGTCCGACGTGGCGGGCGTGCAGGCGCTCTACGGCCCGTGAGCCGGTGAGTCAGCCGGGCTGAGGCACCAGGAAGTCTCCGACGGCGGTCGGGGTGACGGTCGACGTCACCTCGACCGCCGTCGCACGTGGCACGTCGTGGATCACGACGTGCTCGCTGCCGGCCGCGGTCGTGGCGGTGAGGGTGACCAGGCCGACCCGCCGCTGGAAGATCGTCTCGGAGACCACCCAGCCGATGACGCCGTCGCGCTCCAGCACGGTGCGGACGGTGGCCAGGGCGCCACCCGTGCTGACCAGGTGGCCGGGCGTCACCGCGTGCCCGAGGTGGCGGTAGGTCGCCAGGCCGATCAGCACGTTGAGCACCGCGAGGACGCCCGCGACCACCGCGAGCAGCCACCAGGGACGGTCGAGCCACCACAGGAGGGGTACGGCGAATCCGGTCAGCGTCAGGGTCCACCACTGCCGGCGCAGCAGGATCCGGCGTCGGGCGGCGGGGCCGTGCCGGAGCGTGGTGACGTGCAGGGGCTCCTCGTCGCCGAGGATCAGCCCCGCGACCCGCTGGTTCTCGCGCAGCGGGCTGGGCGGCATGACGCTGGTGGTCCCGCCGGTCCCGACGCCCGTGGCCAGGGTGGACAGCTCGGCGCCGCGCGCCAGCCGCATCAGTGTGGGCTCGGTCAGCTGGACCCCGCGCACCCGCTTCTCCTCCACGCTCGTCGAGCGGGTGGTGAGCAGACCGGCCTGCAGCCGCAGGGTGTCCGCGTCGCGGGTGAGCCGCATCCCCGACCACTGCAGGACGTAGCCGATGACCGACAGGAGCAGCCAGCCGACCAAGGCCGCGAGCGCGACCATCAACACCAGCAGGGGGATCGCCACCGCGCTGACCTGCTCCCAGCCGGAGCGGAGCCGGTCGGTGGTCAGGACCGGGATCTCGTCGACGAACTGGCCCAGGAAGCCGAAGGCGGCCGCCACGACGACCAGCCGGGCCAGGTTGAGGGGCGCGAACCGGAGCCAGGACCAGTCCAGCTCGGCGAGCACCTGGGGCGGCTCATTGGCCATGCCCTCTCTCTCCCCGCCGTCGGCACCCTCCGCCGGCTCGGGTGCGGTCCGGGGCATCGAAGAGCGTGCGTGACTGAGCAGGGCGACGCGCAGCGCCTCGGCCCGGTCCCGGCCGAGCGCGTCCAGCTCGATCTTGGTCTCGTCCACGCCGGTGCCGATCTCCACCTTGGTCAGGCCGAGGATCCGGTGCAGGAGGCTGGACTCCAGGTCGACCGAGCGCACCCGGTCCAGCGGCGCGGTGAGCTGCTTGCGGGACAGCAGCCCGCTGCGGCGTTGGAACTGGGTGTCGGTGAACCGGTAGGTGGTGGTCAGCCAGGGCAGCAGGCCGGCCGCGAGCACGCCCAGCAGCACCAGCGGCGCCCACCAGGGGATGCCGCCCTGGGAGCTGCTGAGCCCGACCAGGCCGATGACGGCGGGCAGGGCGAACTGGCGCAGCGCGCTCACCGGGCCGACCAGCAGCATCCGCGGGTCGAGCCGGTGCCACTCGGCGTCCGGGACGGCCGGGCCGGTCGGCGGGTCGACCAGCCGGTCCTCGGGGTCCGGCGGTAGCCACTCGCTCACGTCGCGTCGCCCTCGTCGGCCGCGGTACGCTCCGTCAGGTCGGTCACCAGGCGCCGGGCGACCTCCTCGTCGAGGCACTTGACCGAGATCGCGCCGAAGGAGCTGGCGGTGGAGACGGTCACCGACATGAGGCCGAACGCGCGCATCAGGGCGCTCTGAGTGCTGTCGACGGTCTGCACCCGCGAGAGGGGAGCGATCGACAGCGTCCGGGTCAGCCACCCCTCGCGGGTGAACACGGCCTCCGGGGTCATCTCCCAGCGGTGCACGCGGTAGCGCAGGCCGGGCATCACGATCACCGGGACCAGGCACGCGAGCACGAGCAGCGCGCCGAGCAGGTGGGCCCACCAGGGGCGGTCGCTCCAGAAGGCGTAGCTGACGGCGAGGCCCACGACCACGACGCCGAGCCGGATCAGCGCGCCGGTGCGCCAGTAGGCCGGGGCCCGGGAGCTGACCTGGTGGGCGGGCTCTCGCAGTGCGTCCCCCAAAGCAGTGCTCGTCACGGGACGAGCCTCGCATACCCCTTACGACAGGCGATCGAGGGCGTCGCGGATCTCGGCGCGGGTCTGCCGGTCCACCGACTCGTGCAGGAAGATGTAGAACCGCGGCCCGCGGCCGACGTAGACGTACTCCTTGCGCACCGCCGGGCGCATCCACTCCGGGACCCCGTTGTGGTCGGTGGTCAGCACGGTCGCGTCCTGGTCGGCGATCCACTGGGCATAGCCCTCGAGCCCGCCCGGCCAGTTCTCGTCGATGTAGACGTCCATGCCGTTGGTGAACAGCTGGTAGCGGCTGATGTTGCGCACGCCGGACAGCGCGAGCGGCTGCGGCGCCTGCGAGGTGATCGCCGTGGCGTCTGCGGGCAGTCGGGAGAAGACGGCGTCGGTCGCCGCCTGCTGGGTGAGGAGTACGTCGTTGCGGGTGCGCCACTGGTCCCACGCGGTGGCGCCGACGGCGGCGACCGCGCAGACGCCCGCCAGGACCGCGGAGGGCAGGGCCGCCCAACCGTGGGACAGCCGTCCGACGAGCGCCCCGAAGCCGAGCGCGGCGATGGGCAGCAGCAGGAACGCGTCGGCGTACCCGTTGAAGACGCTGTAGGACCAGATGCTCCCGCCGACCAGCCCCGCGAAGAGCACCAGGGTGGAGGCGCGCACCCACCGGGCATCCTCGCCCTGACGCGGCACCAGCGCCACCAGGCCGAAGACGGTGAGCAGAACGAAGCCGACCACGAAGATCCACGACGACCAGGTGAAGCCGCTCGTGAACAGCTCCCAGGCGGCGAGCCACTGACCGTCGATGCCCGACTGCTCGGTGTACTGCGCGTTGGCGAGCAGGAACCCGTCGAGGAACTCGGGGAAGGCGCGCATCGCGACGAAGTAGGCCGAGGTGGCGACCAGGGT encodes:
- a CDS encoding PH domain-containing protein, which gives rise to MSEWLPPDPEDRLVDPPTGPAVPDAEWHRLDPRMLLVGPVSALRQFALPAVIGLVGLSSSQGGIPWWAPLVLLGVLAAGLLPWLTTTYRFTDTQFQRRSGLLSRKQLTAPLDRVRSVDLESSLLHRILGLTKVEIGTGVDETKIELDALGRDRAEALRVALLSHARSSMPRTAPEPAEGADGGEREGMANEPPQVLAELDWSWLRFAPLNLARLVVVAAAFGFLGQFVDEIPVLTTDRLRSGWEQVSAVAIPLLVLMVALAALVGWLLLSVIGYVLQWSGMRLTRDADTLRLQAGLLTTRSTSVEEKRVRGVQLTEPTLMRLARGAELSTLATGVGTGGTTSVMPPSPLRENQRVAGLILGDEEPLHVTTLRHGPAARRRILLRRQWWTLTLTGFAVPLLWWLDRPWWLLAVVAGVLAVLNVLIGLATYRHLGHAVTPGHLVSTGGALATVRTVLERDGVIGWVVSETIFQRRVGLVTLTATTAAGSEHVVIHDVPRATAVEVTSTVTPTAVGDFLVPQPG
- a CDS encoding PH domain-containing protein, producing the protein MTSTALGDALREPAHQVSSRAPAYWRTGALIRLGVVVVGLAVSYAFWSDRPWWAHLLGALLVLACLVPVIVMPGLRYRVHRWEMTPEAVFTREGWLTRTLSIAPLSRVQTVDSTQSALMRAFGLMSVTVSTASSFGAISVKCLDEEVARRLVTDLTERTAADEGDAT